Proteins encoded in a region of the Ancylobacter sp. SL191 genome:
- a CDS encoding YdcF family protein: protein MFFTLSKLVWMAVVPSTLLTLTALIGLTVHLTAPRWRLGRVLMAVGIVGLLLAGLGPFGRMMTQALEDRFPAFVDDGQPIAGIIVLGGAELPDITAARGQPAFQEAAERLFALADLSRRYPDARLVFSGGSGRLDPPPIAEADVIRQVLPQIGVDPGRVIFEGRSRNTAENARLTRGLVNPVAGERWLLVTSAMHMPRAMGCFRAAGFPVTAYPVDYRTTGQGAVWRLFGSVAEGLQFVDGALREWVGLVVYYVTGRTGALFPAP from the coding sequence ATGTTCTTCACCCTCTCCAAGCTCGTCTGGATGGCCGTCGTGCCATCCACACTACTCACCCTCACTGCACTCATCGGCCTGACTGTTCACCTCACTGCACCGCGCTGGCGGCTCGGGCGCGTGCTGATGGCGGTTGGAATCGTCGGTCTCCTGCTGGCCGGGCTGGGGCCGTTCGGGCGGATGATGACGCAGGCTTTGGAAGACCGATTCCCCGCTTTCGTAGATGATGGACAACCGATCGCCGGTATTATTGTACTTGGTGGCGCGGAGCTGCCGGACATCACCGCCGCGCGCGGCCAGCCGGCCTTTCAGGAAGCGGCAGAACGGCTCTTTGCCCTGGCCGATCTCAGCCGCCGCTATCCCGATGCCCGCCTCGTCTTCAGCGGCGGCAGCGGGCGCCTCGATCCTCCGCCAATCGCCGAGGCCGATGTGATCCGGCAAGTGCTGCCGCAGATCGGCGTCGATCCCGGCCGTGTGATTTTTGAGGGGCGGTCGCGCAATACGGCGGAAAATGCACGACTGACCAGAGGGTTAGTTAATCCGGTCGCAGGCGAGCGCTGGCTGCTGGTGACCTCCGCCATGCACATGCCGCGTGCCATGGGCTGTTTCCGCGCGGCGGGATTTCCGGTCACCGCCTATCCGGTGGACTACCGCACGACAGGGCAGGGGGCCGTCTGGCGCCTGTTCGGCTCGGTCGCCGAGGGACTGCAATTCGTCGACG
- a CDS encoding putative bifunctional diguanylate cyclase/phosphodiesterase has product MILAVALVIAAAIASMIAFSLLAAERVDQAARDRWNVLILESLNRRAGDLQRDLASFAHWDESVLRTAYFLDVNWVHENFGRWLHDTQGHDRSYVVLESGLGYAAINGSLMPTDIAPFDADAMLPLVRGVEAAFKEQVAQASLTARQNERPRELPPVFRAGYMRVEGRPALVGAISITPDYGRVVSPTRVPPIAVTVVFLDAGFLGDLIAELHVVAPAITNAPPEETRQAVLIPFHDGTIAPAWLSWMPENPGASLLRALLPALMGTAILLLAAAVIILWYARRATHELAKSEALASRLAYVDSLCGLANRAMLMRTLRDRLLRVSPGARLVVFFLDLDGFKDINDTLGHHVGDMLLAEIGARLGALKLPSLLASRFGGDEFVLLATVGDDDQEIEAIGAEVLATVRRPARIAGQMLALSGSIGATIAPDHGTEASELIRLADIAVYRAKSEGRGCFRLFTPRMEREVVRRRDLEIELKRALAEGELAVYYQPQFAADSEAVIGFEALVRWLHPVQGLISPGEFIPVAEQSGLVTELDMWVLRRVCEQTRGWGDTKVAVNLSPVDFRSRDLADTVRGILRDTDFPPERLEIEITENLLFGNQPEAFAALAALRNLGIRIALDDFGSGYSSLGYIRRFRVDTIKIDRSFIQNIGHTEDAAAIIDCVVRLARALAITVTAEGVETREQLRYLQSVGCHHVQGFLLSAPVPLASVGRFLERTVRGEGTSLSQAQR; this is encoded by the coding sequence ATGATCCTCGCCGTGGCGCTGGTCATCGCCGCCGCCATCGCCTCCATGATCGCCTTCTCGCTGCTGGCCGCCGAGCGTGTCGACCAGGCCGCCCGCGACCGCTGGAACGTGCTCATCCTCGAAAGTCTCAACCGGCGTGCCGGCGATCTTCAGCGCGACCTCGCCAGCTTCGCGCATTGGGACGAGTCGGTGCTGCGTACCGCCTATTTCCTCGACGTGAACTGGGTACACGAGAATTTCGGCCGCTGGCTGCACGACACGCAGGGGCATGACCGCTCCTATGTCGTGCTCGAATCCGGGCTCGGCTACGCGGCCATCAACGGCTCGCTGATGCCGACCGACATCGCCCCGTTCGACGCCGACGCGATGCTGCCGCTGGTGCGCGGGGTGGAAGCGGCCTTCAAGGAACAAGTGGCGCAGGCCTCTCTCACCGCCCGGCAGAACGAGCGTCCGCGCGAACTGCCGCCGGTGTTCCGTGCCGGCTATATGCGCGTGGAGGGCCGGCCCGCTCTGGTCGGGGCGATCAGCATCACGCCGGATTACGGGCGCGTCGTCTCGCCAACGCGCGTGCCGCCCATCGCGGTGACCGTGGTCTTTCTCGATGCCGGCTTCCTGGGCGATCTGATCGCCGAGCTGCATGTCGTCGCCCCGGCCATCACCAATGCGCCGCCGGAAGAGACGCGGCAGGCGGTGCTGATCCCGTTCCACGACGGCACCATCGCGCCGGCCTGGCTGAGCTGGATGCCGGAGAACCCCGGCGCCTCGCTGCTACGCGCGCTGCTGCCGGCGCTGATGGGAACGGCGATCCTGCTGCTCGCCGCCGCGGTCATCATCCTGTGGTATGCCCGCCGGGCGACGCATGAACTGGCCAAGAGCGAGGCGCTGGCCTCGCGCCTTGCCTATGTCGATTCGCTCTGCGGCCTCGCCAACCGGGCGATGCTGATGCGCACGCTGCGCGACCGGTTGCTGCGCGTCTCGCCGGGGGCGCGTCTCGTCGTGTTCTTCCTCGACCTCGATGGGTTCAAGGACATCAACGACACGCTCGGCCACCATGTCGGCGACATGCTGCTGGCCGAGATCGGCGCCCGACTCGGCGCACTGAAGCTGCCTTCGCTGCTGGCCTCCCGCTTCGGCGGCGATGAATTCGTGCTGCTCGCGACGGTCGGCGATGACGATCAGGAGATCGAGGCCATCGGCGCGGAGGTTCTCGCCACGGTGCGGCGCCCGGCGAGGATCGCCGGTCAGATGCTGGCGCTCAGCGGCTCGATTGGCGCGACCATCGCCCCGGACCATGGCACCGAGGCGAGCGAACTGATCCGGCTGGCCGATATCGCCGTCTACCGCGCGAAATCCGAAGGGCGCGGCTGCTTCCGCCTCTTCACCCCGCGCATGGAACGGGAGGTCGTGCGTCGGCGCGACCTGGAGATCGAGCTCAAGCGCGCCCTCGCGGAGGGCGAGCTGGCGGTCTATTACCAGCCGCAATTCGCAGCCGACAGCGAAGCCGTCATTGGCTTCGAGGCGCTGGTGCGCTGGCTGCACCCGGTGCAGGGCCTCATCTCACCCGGCGAGTTCATCCCGGTGGCCGAGCAGTCCGGGCTGGTCACCGAGCTCGACATGTGGGTTCTGCGCCGCGTCTGCGAACAGACGCGCGGCTGGGGCGACACGAAGGTGGCCGTCAACCTCTCGCCGGTCGATTTCCGCAGCCGCGACCTCGCCGACACGGTGCGGGGCATCCTGCGCGACACGGATTTCCCGCCGGAGCGGCTGGAGATCGAGATTACCGAGAACCTGCTGTTCGGCAACCAGCCGGAAGCCTTCGCCGCGCTCGCCGCGCTGCGCAATCTCGGCATCCGCATCGCCCTCGACGATTTCGGCAGCGGCTATTCCTCGCTCGGCTATATCCGCCGCTTCCGCGTCGACACGATCAAGATCGACCGCAGCTTCATCCAGAACATCGGCCATACCGAGGATGCCGCCGCGATCATCGACTGCGTCGTCCGGCTGGCCCGGGCGCTGGCCATCACCGTCACCGCCGAGGGGGTGGAGACGCGCGAGCAGCTGCGCTACCTCCAGTCGGTCGGCTGTCATCACGTGCAGGGCTTCCTGCTCTCCGCACCGGTGCCGCTGGCGAGCGTCGGCCGCTTTCTGGAGCGCACCGTGCGCGGCGAGGGGACGTCCCTGTCGCAGGCGCAGCGCTGA
- the mgtE gene encoding magnesium transporter has protein sequence MREETDLAASRSGRGPEPEVDPIDVPGFVEAIVGAIDAGEADVLRGLVADLHESDVARLLEALPASERPRLIELLGADFDFTALTELDETVRVQILQGLSTQTVVEGMRDLDSDDAVYILEDLDDDEKQAILAQLPIPDRATLQRSLDYPEESAGRRMQTEFIALPPFWTVGQTLDYIGETEGLPETFFEVFVVDPSYRLSGSVPLDRLLRTKRGVKLGEVLTPDRHVVNVTDDQEGVARVFERYNLISAPVVDSAGRLVGVLTVDDIVDVIQEEADEDLKALGGVASDEELSDSFWYIARSRFTWLFLNLIAANLASFVISLFEGELQKMVALAVLMPIVASQGGNAGTQTMTVAVRALATRELRPSNAGRIIGRELLVGLFNGVVFAVIMAVVVFARFGVLDLGFVIALAMIINLVAAALGGILIPLALDRLKVDPAVSSGPFVTTITDVVGFFAFLGIASLWFA, from the coding sequence ATGCGCGAAGAGACCGATCTCGCCGCCTCCCGCTCGGGGCGCGGCCCGGAGCCGGAGGTCGATCCCATCGACGTGCCCGGCTTTGTCGAGGCTATCGTCGGCGCTATCGACGCGGGCGAGGCCGATGTCCTGCGCGGCCTCGTCGCCGACCTGCATGAATCCGATGTGGCGCGCCTGCTCGAGGCGCTGCCGGCCTCCGAGCGGCCCCGCCTGATCGAACTTCTCGGCGCGGATTTCGACTTCACCGCGCTGACCGAGCTGGACGAGACCGTCCGCGTCCAGATCCTTCAGGGGCTATCGACGCAGACCGTCGTCGAGGGCATGCGCGACCTCGATTCCGACGACGCGGTCTATATCCTCGAAGACCTCGACGACGACGAGAAGCAGGCGATCCTCGCGCAGTTGCCGATCCCGGATCGGGCGACCCTGCAGCGCAGCCTCGACTATCCCGAGGAGAGCGCCGGCCGGCGCATGCAGACCGAGTTCATCGCCCTGCCGCCGTTCTGGACGGTCGGCCAGACGCTGGACTATATCGGCGAGACCGAGGGCCTGCCGGAGACCTTCTTCGAGGTCTTCGTGGTCGACCCGTCCTACCGCCTCAGCGGCTCGGTCCCGCTCGACCGCCTGCTGCGTACCAAGCGCGGGGTGAAGCTCGGCGAGGTGCTGACGCCCGACCGCCATGTGGTGAACGTCACCGACGATCAGGAAGGCGTGGCCCGCGTCTTCGAGCGCTACAACCTCATCTCCGCCCCCGTGGTGGACAGTGCCGGCCGCCTCGTCGGCGTGCTCACCGTCGACGACATCGTCGACGTGATCCAGGAAGAGGCGGATGAGGATCTGAAGGCGCTCGGCGGCGTCGCCAGCGACGAAGAACTGTCCGACAGTTTCTGGTACATCGCGCGAAGCCGCTTCACCTGGCTGTTCCTCAACCTGATCGCGGCCAATCTCGCCTCCTTCGTCATCTCCCTGTTCGAGGGGGAGCTGCAGAAGATGGTGGCGCTGGCGGTGCTCATGCCCATCGTCGCCAGCCAGGGCGGCAATGCCGGCACGCAGACCATGACGGTTGCCGTGCGGGCGCTCGCCACCCGCGAGCTTCGGCCGAGCAATGCCGGCCGCATCATCGGCCGCGAGCTTCTCGTCGGGCTGTTCAACGGCGTGGTCTTCGCCGTCATCATGGCGGTCGTGGTCTTCGCCCGCTTCGGCGTGCTCGATCTCGGCTTCGTCATCGCCCTCGCCATGATCATCAATCTGGTGGCGGCCGCGCTGGGCGGCATTCTCATTCCGCTGGCGCTGGACCGTCTGAAGGTGGATCCTGCCGTCTCCTCCGGCCCTTTTGTCACCACGATCACCGATGTGGTCGGCTTCTTCGCCTTCCTCGGCATTGCCTCGCTCTGGTTCGCCTGA
- a CDS encoding acylphosphatase — MIAVRLLIGGRVQGVGYRAWFAAEARRRGLTGWVRNRREGTVEALLRGEADVIEALVAAAHRGPPAARVDRIEVSEAPDDGGEGFEVWPTV, encoded by the coding sequence ATGATCGCGGTGCGACTTCTCATCGGCGGGCGCGTGCAGGGCGTCGGCTACCGCGCCTGGTTCGCGGCGGAAGCGCGCCGGCGCGGGCTCACGGGCTGGGTCCGTAACCGGCGCGAGGGCACGGTGGAAGCGCTGCTGCGCGGCGAGGCGGACGTTATCGAGGCGCTGGTCGCCGCCGCCCACCGAGGCCCGCCGGCGGCGCGGGTCGACCGGATCGAGGTCAGCGAGGCGCCGGACGACGGCGGGGAGGGATTCGAGGTATGGCCGACGGTGTAA
- the lipB gene encoding lipoyl(octanoyl) transferase LipB, translated as MDATTSPATSARDDLAARLLPLPGSPPVRWRVSPGLTDYAQALAEMDRLAAAIAGGEEDELVWLIEHPPLYTAGTSARPEDLVDPDRFPIHPAGRGGQYTYHGPGQRVAYVMLDLKRRTPDVRRYVAALEEWLIRALDAFNVRGERREDRVGVWVRRPAREEGEDKIAAIGIRLRRWVTMHGISLNVEPDLAHFDGIVPCGVREHGVTSLVALGRPVTMDDVDLALRREFEAIFGPTVAV; from the coding sequence ATGGACGCGACCACCAGCCCCGCCACCTCCGCCCGCGACGACCTCGCCGCCCGGCTTCTGCCGCTGCCGGGCAGCCCGCCGGTGCGCTGGCGGGTGAGCCCCGGCCTGACCGACTATGCGCAGGCGCTGGCGGAGATGGACCGCCTCGCTGCCGCGATCGCCGGCGGGGAGGAGGACGAGCTGGTCTGGCTCATCGAGCATCCCCCGCTCTATACCGCCGGCACCAGCGCGCGGCCGGAAGATCTCGTCGATCCCGACCGCTTCCCGATCCACCCGGCCGGGCGGGGCGGGCAGTACACCTATCACGGCCCCGGCCAGCGCGTGGCCTATGTGATGCTCGACCTCAAGCGCCGTACGCCGGATGTGCGCCGCTACGTCGCCGCGCTGGAGGAATGGCTGATCCGCGCGCTCGACGCCTTCAATGTGCGCGGCGAGCGCCGGGAGGACCGCGTGGGCGTCTGGGTGCGCAGGCCGGCGCGTGAGGAGGGCGAGGACAAGATCGCCGCCATCGGCATTCGCCTGCGCCGCTGGGTGACGATGCACGGCATCTCGCTGAACGTGGAACCGGACCTCGCGCATTTTGACGGTATCGTGCCCTGCGGCGTGCGCGAGCATGGCGTGACCAGCCTTGTGGCGCTTGGCCGGCCGGTGACTATGGACGATGTCGACCTTGCCCTGCGCCGCGAATTCGAGGCGATCTTCGGCCCCACGGTCGCCGTCTGA